aacaaaacttctggtgtctgtgttatttgtattccgcattatattttgttatataattgaaatatcacaggttgtgcgttgtatcgaccaattgtgaaatccaacctttggttgttgattggaaattgattgatccttggatattggtctttggttccatccaagtttatatctcttgtatttaataaagactcgcagaattatatttgcttgagtatagattaaatcaagagattgagatattaactccttgatatactttttattaagattgagtctgattgtctagttgattttcttaaaaatatattagagttagtccatacagattgctaaacgaaatattggatgaggttgttagacccccgcattttcacttcttatgagaattttattcttgtgacTAAGGTTTGGAAAAACCATTATTGTGGGTacatatagctatgtccaacattttcatcttcaatgtttttagatttatttatttaaattctaatttatttggaaaatgatttttgaagtattaatctttaagggttcatatattgcaaattgtaatgggatatgttgtttacgtccgtgaactttaactgtcccatacttgttcaaaagttatctctattatatgtcgatatgaatgtattgataaaagatagaatgaacttttgaatacaaaagttaagcttttTATGTCAttaagcaaatattgatggaagaaaggatgaacttttgtttacaaagattaagtctattatatgtcattgtgcaaatagtgatgaaaaatagaatgaatctttgtttattccgcaatattggtttttccctgatccacatctttgtgcatatattatgttgctccgtaagttttattatgttgagcatggccaattgaattgatcatttttgtggctaattcaattatgatttttggattcaaattcatgtcctcatgtgatttgattatgtccaaagaaatccttcttttcccgtaaaagtaaggtcgctcttgttgttctttcgggaatgacattttatgggggagagttctttttgaacttgtgcttaattaccaaatttttgtggggagtgcggctgtgaaatattgtaggggttatcttgtatctttataaactccctgatgaatgcatttagcttcggctatatgattgcatctaaataagttggtgtgttattctcttttggtcatgaagtatctctatgaaaatttcatgaggatcccactagttttcgtacctttgccaatttatattgacaaaaagggggagaattaatgtgtagtttcatactacaactacatatggtttacggatcattatgtaagggggagtggttttcatgtcgaaatgaagtattgaataagggggagtgatacatatcaccatagtattgttgtaaaagttgtgatacaattgaactctgatgttgtgtaatgatactatgacactgtataataatgattgagagcaactgttttctcattgttatcactacggatcttcaacaactatgatactgagttgaacacgtttagaatcatggagtacttggcagtgacgaagatttcgagtcgtgttgaagattccaaggagatcaagcatttggatgagaagctacaaagttttatgtattttgtaatccatatgtattgatagttttgtcactaaaattgacaaaggggagattgttagagcactgctcggtcgaactcgcatgcgttgctatctcaagtatgtttgtcaacgttagtgatcaaaactataagtcttgatttctagtctacttatagatatctcggactaggacatagattgtatagttgagccttagacttcacggcattcatcatttgaagacgaagaactactaaggagagcttgtggaacttcatcaacaaaaggtatgtggagactgaaactcatctatcacttggaaagtctattgctactctatatcctatattgagacataagtcgtgttacgatatagttttttattatacacatttgagatttcgagctgagtttaactcgcttacatatttctaggaatatgtgttggcaagcttttgcttcgaccaagttcatcttatattcttgacgcaggTCAAAAAATGATCACGTGAAAATTGACgagcaacatcttacatggttcgtgtgatacaatcatttggtgtagacttgaaatgtttcgttatgattatttcaataacttgaaaattactttgatgctaatagtgtgtgaaaacgtctattgtcatcctctaagaaagttttaatgattgaaataagagtttagaacacttaaccattattggaaatgacatgtgtactcttgcacatatgtaatccatgtccgggaaccatagtatgggtacccgtatgcgtacctgttggcttgagaaatctgggaacctaagtatgcgcactCGTTCGCGTACTGGAGTAAGGTTCATGTCAGAATATTTCTGCtaggattggaagtacgcgtacccgtttgcgtactggcgaaacccattcttggtccgggtatttcaagtatgcgtacccgtttgaatGCTtgatggttaaagttctaaaatcggttgtgtacatgaacttaaacatttatataataaggaatgcaatctttgcaaatcgtagctataatattcatgaattgattcgagtggatcaaaccgattttgcttcaattgtgtttgtgtatacttctatgagaatatagtaattgaacaactctttaactagtttcatttgagtcatttgaactagttatggttaagatgaacaaggttgatatgagagtaatcatatggctaacttcggttaactattattgatccaacatggtatacacgtttaggtacggttacataaacctaaatgagggtacatttcatttgtgtgtaacaagataagttcgatctaacaattgaaagatattagcttggttgaatcaggtttttcatctaacggtgaatattgaatgctttgttaccaaggtaacatacattgcaaaccctgatttgaaaactatataaaggagaactctagcaactgggaaacctgatccccacacttctatgtgttcctagttgcatagctagagtcgattctcctttaaccttaggtttctcacgggaccctgtaggttaacgatttaaagacttcattgggattgtgaagccagagccaactattttctctgtagttgcgtgatctgatcttgatgtttctatcgtgattgagtgcaatcgtaagattggcttgagatttatatctccgataggcaagatagaaaagtagtcacaaacaccttcgtctcagccataaccgaaccgtgtataatgatagttcatggtTGGTTAACCATTTTGAACCATAAGCTTAGTCATATTCAGTTAACACTTTAAACTTTAATCTCGATGCACAACCACAAGTgaagtgatcaaatatgtcttagAGGTATTTACGAATGATTTGAATATTCatcagggtaagtacgtgtactagaCCCAATTCGTTAACTCGGATTTCCAAGGTACATGTACCCTTAAGACTATTTTGGTACAATACTAGGTACATGTACCGCCAGTCAGTTTCCGAATGGAGGTTgtttcggtatgcatactgggACGTGTACCATAAGCCAATTCACGAACACAGGCTGTTTTGGTATACGTACTAGGTACGTGTACCATGATCCGTTACTGAACTAGAGATACGTCGgtacgcatactgggtatgcgtaccactaaTTGGGAACCAATACAGTTACGCCGGTGCGCGTACCGTCCCTGTACCCAGATTTTATTACTATCTTTTAattaattcgaaacattcccaaatgacatCAATGAAGAATATCATCTCtcgggctattttcaaatgattaacttcaATCATAACTTagttcataaacaataaattgctcTTAACTAAATTCGAGAATGACTATTGCTTTTAATcctatttcgagatgtttaacaagacaagcttgactcgaaactttttTTATGCAATGTTTAAAGTCCACATAgtcatacgacttagtctcaaagatagaaaggtgaatatttGAATAATAGGTTGGTtcagtctttacataccttttgttgatgaagttctccaaatgtcttcggttGTCCTCCGTCTTCAATAGGtgattcagtgatgtctgatactcgacTACACACTTCTAATCCTAGTACGGGTAGACCTAACCAAtatgtaggttagaaatcaagatatagttttgtgcaactaaatttgacaacaaccttgagatagcaaaacttgcgagttcgaccgagcaatgctctaacaacccaCAAAACATATTCCAACTTCTAGAATTCCAAAGTCCCAAGCAACCACAAAGATATGAGGAGATAACGTTTCACCACACTAATAATAAGAAGTTATAAGTAGAAAACAACATTGTTCTCATGCTTGATTGCTGAGAAAGTCATAACCAATGCCATATGAAAGATTTCGGTCTCTGAGACGATcgaataagcatttcgcctcgacatGTGCCTCACCAAAAGAATTTTCTAATTATTGACATCATTAAGATGATTTACGGGTCTCACATGTGTATGTAAGTAGTAATAAAGACATAACACTTACACACGTTGAGAGGTGACActgaaatttttttaaaaaaatcattttgagaaacttttttttttttaatatctctTATGACCTCTAATAAAGGAAATCAATAATTATGCGAGGATGGAAATGATGACTCTCCTTCTCATCCAATCTACATTCAACAACACTATAACAACGAAAAGAAAAGTCCCGTCTTTGGCTTAGCTATTGATGATATActattgaacttcgtaaatgtctGACAATTTATACTTATTTTCTTGAATTTCTTGTTGCTTAAATATTTTTCATATTATTTTTCTCACGATCTTAATGACTGAATACATAAAGAAATACgcactatattttttttatttgtatcgTCATGAACTTCTTCATATATTCATTTTCcttttgttgcttgtaaacctccttgaaagtcttcaactttcttcataaatttGATGTAGCtctacttgttgatgatgataatatgTTTTTATTGCTGCTTCAAGAGAGAATGGTGCCAACTGCAAATATATTAAGACTATAAGAACGAGGTTTATTCACAATTCTGATGTCACTCTCATGATTGATGGAATTAGCAATCAAGAGATCGCAAAATGTTGAAGGGGTACGAAGTTGAGTAGCTCATAATTCTACACGGAGTTAGCGCACACGAAACACTCTAAACGGACAAATATTTGAAGGTTTGGTGCCTCGCTTTTATTAGCCCGCATCACTCTGCTAAACAGCAAAATATGAGTGCACATCACTAGGGACCCTCATCGTCTCAAAGATTTTAAAGCGGATGACTTATCCATCAAATTTCATAGTCAAAGTGTCATTTTGGACATTAATATTCGTTCTGGTAGTACTCATGAACGGTATACCAACAACAAAGGTGTAAACTTGGATGAATTCTCATCACTCATGTCTAGAACATAAAAATCCACCAGAAATATTAACTcattaacctgcaccaaaacGCTCTCCACAACCTCTTTCGGGTAAGCATTAGATCAGTTAGCAAGTTCAAAAACTACATTGATCTCATATTTTGAATCACTTAAATATGTATGGATCAAGCTTCATAATTCTTGAGTGGCCTTGTTGTATAAGAGAATGAACATTGAATAAATAAAAACTTATCATAGAAGAGAACATACTTATTATTCAGAAGTACAATCAAACCAAAACTAAACAACAATCTAGTTCTCAGCAACGGTACTTCTAGCAATTCTTGATCCCATAAAAGGTTTTAAATAAGTAAATCGTGTTTCACCAGATACTGATCTAAGGCCACTACAATCGACAATAACTTACACACAAGTTGATGTGTTCTGGAATGATTTTGTAAGAATACAAAACTCTAGACTTACTATACTAACAATATAAATCATTTCAGGAATCAAAACATATAGTATACCCATGTCAAGACTCAAGATGGAACCACATAGAAATCCTTGCATATAGGAAGGTCCATGTGGACTTTTCTCTCTTCACGGTGccttttttataaattttttttataaaaaaaaacacacaaataaGGAAGAAATTAATTAAAAGCTAGTTGAAACACTAGGGAAATGAATCAACTAAAGGCAAGAGGAAAAATAGTACATGCAAGAACGCTCAGAAAAAACTAGACGACAAGACTCTCGGTTTCGCAAAACCCAAACAagtgttttctttttttggtccAAAAGAGATGATAACCACTCTGGAAAATCGGAAAGTATAGATACACCGAAGAAGTGCAGCACCGTGTGAGAGGGTGATGGGGCCTACTCATGTCCCACCCCTATCCAATGCAGAGAGGGTTACATTGAGGTCGTTCGATCCCCTCTCGGTGCACATCACGGTGCTGTTCTTCGGTGGGTCTATCATCACTCCTGAAAAATAGGATTTGAACAAGGGAATGGATGAATCTAGGTATGTTGTTTTTGCtgtaaaaaaaatgatgaaactagCCCCCACCTATTCTATAATTGTTGGAGGTTCCAGGGAATAAGAGATTAATTTGTTAATGGGTGTCATTTCTGGTGGACTTACTATTCAAATGTCATCACAACTGTGAAGTCTTAGGGGAGATAAAAAATTTAGTAGAATATGAAATAATATCTCGGTTACAATACGCTGGTGTATATGGAGAGAACGAAGTGtaaaaatttccaaaaaaaaaaagaaaaatttggtgagcATCATTAAAAATGTTAAACTTCAAGTTTTTGTTTTTGGGCCTAGTCAACACAAGGATATTAAGTTATTATTCCAGCCCTTGTGATCTTGTTGTATTCTTGTTTTGCATTATCGAATACCCCTAAGGTTCCTTTTTTGCTTTTTAACTCATTTTTCAATGAATTTCTTCCTTGACCGATAAAAAAAGGATTTGACCAGGGTCATAGAGATCAAATATTCAAATCTCAGGGAGCAGAAAATGGTTTGCCCTGGCGAAGAAGGCAAGAACTAACAACAACAAACCTACATTGATCAGTTCTATCACGAAGAACAGATCCGACCACATAGAAGATGCAGATTAAATGCAAGAACCACGCTTCGCTTATATTAACCGCAAATATCACCTACCTAGGCATGACAAACTACCCAAACTACAAGAACAAAACAGGGCACGTACGTAGGCTATATAAGTGTAGGTGTCGGTAGCCCAGTTCACATGAATCATTTTTTCCTAATTGATGCTAGTTTCTCAGAACCTGATGACAGAGTTCTAATTGATCTTTTacttttttgattttcttttcttatatACGAAAAGAAATGTAATGTAATGTAATGGTGGTGTCCACGACATAGAAGTAGAAGGCAGTCCGGTTAACGTGGAGATAGTTGAGTGCGGCAACCACCTTAAGCAGGCAGGGACAATCACGTGAAAGCAAACGTGCTACTCACCATAAACTTACTTGGTGCTACTAAACCGCGTTATTCTGGTGTAGAGTAATCCTAATCCTACTACCCATCGTTTCATATGGAAACGTCTTAAAAAACCAGTATCTGCCAGGTCATGCAGGAATTTCCATGGGAATTTCTATGGAATGAATTGATTAGGATTTTCATTTTGTTGCTGTTGGTGAcaacaacaataaaataaaataaaaacaagaaggaTCTTTCCACCAAGAACACAGGCAGAAACAGTTATCatcatcaaacttttttttttttttttttgatttggtaatCATAGAATAGAATAGAATATAATAGAATGGCTCcatcaacaaagaagaaaaaagcagcaataaaaagaagaaaaaaaagggctTTAGCAGCTAATATCCAGCCTTCTTCTCCAACTAACTCTCaacagcaagaagaagaagaaggtaaccCCATTTCCTTGCTGTTTATTGACCCCATCCatcatctttattttcttattctttttcaaACCTTTCTCTTTAATAATATTAATggggtattaatataaatattggtAAATAGGAGATGATGATTTGAAAACCCATGATGAGAAACAAACAACAAATGGTCATATAAAAATTGAAACATCTAGAAATCAAAGTCATTATATTGAGACAGAAAAAGATAACAAACCCAACTTTGAAGGATCTTTTGATAGTGTAAAAATATCAAACGAAGAAGAGATGGCTGGTGATAAAGAAATTGGAGACTCTGAAAGTGGAAAGGTCCATATTGAGTTTCCAAAGGAATCTGGCAAAGGAGGTTCCTCCTCTAGTTCCTCGTCCGATAGTAGTTCTGATGATGAATCAGATGTAGTTAAGAAAATCCGATCATCCAAGAAGAAAGTATTAGAAGAGTTCAAGGATGGGATGGCCGGGATTACCAATGCGTTTTCTGGAATTCTTCCGTCTGAGGATTCCGTAGAAAAGATTGTTTCTTCCGTCGAAGAGAAAATTGAAGGTGCCAGTTCCATATCCGTGCCTTCCAATGAAACTGAAGACAAGACTTTGCCGGCGTCCGTTGCACCCAGTGTTGACACTAGTTATGGTGGTGGTGACAGCTCTAAAGTGCCCGAGACTCCTGATAGCCCAGAAAAAGAGGTTTGTTGAATAAGAATTCAAGTTAATTTGGTTGGATTatacattaaaaaaaaacaaatctgaaTACAGTGGTGAAAATtgtttgtgtttaatgttttatTGACTTGATACTCCAGGAACTTTTgccaattgttccaacaattgtGCAGCCAGCTTCGTGGAAGAGTTGCTGTGGATTATTTGATGTTCTAACAGGCTCTAACAGATGATGACTACAAGGTGAATTTTACATTCCGTCTTTTAAAATCTTTAGATATTTTGTTTAGTAATTTTGTAATGTGTCAGATTCTCTTTTGAGTTGGAGGGCGAAGTTTGTTTGTGTTTGTcgcattactttgattatattgTTGTGTGTATGATCTGCTCCATCAATCTTCATTTATATATAGCAACTTCTAATCTTAATTGAGTGGTCACACTTTTAAAATGATTATCCGGACAAAGTAGTAATCTAATGGTAAGATCTGTCAGTTGCAAATGATGTGCATTCTAAAATTCCTGCAAGACTCACTCGGCCGAGTTTGATGTCATTTAAGTACAGTTGATTGTATAAGTTTCTTTAACTCGAGTCTACAGATAAACTCTCGTTTTCCATTTGGCTTTTCCAACATTTTGTTTTAGGCTATTAGAACTGTTTGAAGCTTATCGTTCCAACTGTTGCATTGTGTTGTTGCATGACGTAAACAATATATGAATGATATCATCCATTATCAGTTAAGCCAAAGTGTACAACAAGGAAAATAGCATTGGTGTCTTTGGCGATTCGAAGACTTCAAAGTGCATGTAATAATATGTTCTTTGTCATCTCTTCTGCAGAAAAATGCATCTTGACTCATACTGGAGATCTGAAACCAAACTGATTAGCAGATGAAGCTTATATGTGAACGTGTGGCTGTTTGGCGTGTTTGTAGTTTGAGCCTACAGAGGTACCAGACTTGCAGTACTGTGAAGGAGGACATTTGAGTTTGTTGATtaggattttttcctgaagaatATCGGGCAAAAGGACTGACAACGCAAGGACTGTGGTTGACGATAATGACGCAGTTGAGTAAAATGTCTATTCTTGGTAGTTGTCATGATAGTCAGTGATTCAGCATAACAGCAATTGATTTGTTTGTGTCTTTCTTTTTTCAGAGTAATTTGTAATCTTGTTTTGCCTGATATCCGTATATACTCCTATATCAATGTATTGCCCGTCGTGTTCTCGGGAGagaaattttgattttcttttattgACAATTTAAAAATTAATGCCATCGTCCTTCTGGATGGCATACCTACAAAGATCTCTTGCTTCAAATTTGAGAAAGTCTGCTTCTGATGTTCATAAGCTTTGCAATCTGCCTGTTAGGCAGAACCTCATCCATGGATCCATGGGAGGCCTCTGCTGCAGTTGACGTGTTGGATGTTTAGCTAGCCTAAGTGCACAAACATAGAAAAAGATAATGAATGGAAGAATAATGTGGGTATACATTTTCTTAGTACAACTGCTTGAAATTGACAGCCAAAAGGATCAGCATTTGGGAACATCTGTGCAAACGACACTAGCTTGCTTCTTCCTCGTGCTGGTAAAGCATTTCATTGCCATCTTATTGCAGACCTGCGTCCAGAATATAAAGTATTGACGTCAATTTATCTCTAGGAAAAGAGGACAACTCAACTTGTCTCGCATGCACATATCAAACTTGCAGCAAGATTTCGAACTTTTGCTTCCAGCCAAAAGTCAAATGTCACGATCCATTTCACTGCACAATACTGGTAATCTTCGAAGTGAACTTTTAACTGTGGTCGCTGTTACCGGGTAAACCTCAAATGCGGTACTGCTCCAAAGGAATGCATTAGAGTTCATAATTTGGGTCTTTCACGATAAACATTGAATGCACGATTGCTATCCTATATCTGTTGCTTAGGAAGTACATAATTCTACACCTACTCTCAAGAACAATAATACCTAGCAGAAATGTGATTTCCatttagattttattttctttttcttttatcagaGCTATTTTAATTTAACTGGCACTGTACACCTGAATTATTGAAGTCGAATGGACAGATTCAATGCTATTGCACACAGTACACCCTAGATTATTTTAATAATACCAAATAGAGTTTGATGCATATGGGTCTGCAGTGCACTAACCTTGGACAACTTGGCAAAACATGTGCACGTAGTTTATTATTATATTCATTTGGAATTTTACTTTGATGACAAGGGTTAAAAAAAGTACAAGATTCTAAACCCACAAATCAACATATATAAACTGTATAATTTCACTGAGATCAATTAGTTTATTCTGCTTTTACAGTGAGAACAAACATAGAAACCCACCATCAACATGCATGGAGCTGAATCTTACCAAGGAAACGTTTACAAAACCCATCATCATCGCCACTTCTTCCTACACTGTGTCTCTCTTGTTCGAGTAAACTTAACCTTCTTCTCTGTTGTACATAGTAGAAACTCCTTCAAGTACTACTcccgtttttgatttctttcctaCTATAAACAACTTCTTCTAGTACATCCTAGACATACCGTACTGAACAGTGCTTACCTTTCTTCGAGCGGccgcagctgcagcagcagcaacacccaTTTCACCAAACTGGGACTTTGCTTGTAGCAGATTCGCATCAATCGCAATTTGATTATTATTATCAGTCTGATCTATCTTTGATGTCACACCTGCACGTGCTAGATAAAACTGGGAAGAGTTTATGTCAATTGCTACGTCTGGGGCCAATTTGGCCATCATGTTGCATTGTGAAAGCTGCGATTGTCTGGCTAGTGATAAATCTCTCTCAATTTCACTtcctgatttttcttgattaaccATCACGTTAGTTCTGCGGATACCGTAGGGAGAAGGGATAGGCTGAGGAGGAAGAACTGCATTCCTGATGTACGTTCTTGGATCATACGCATCTCTAATACCGCTAGTATTCTCATATGGCACAACAGGTCCCACAACTTTTCCAGGTTTAGCTGCACAAACAGATATAGTTCAGCAATCCACTACCTACAAATAATTGGAGCAACAATTCAACGCATTTCAAACACCTCTTTCGTACCATCCTTGAACAAAGAGGAGCACAAGTTTGCTGGACTAACTCAGAACTAGTATTACACATCAGACTGTCATTACTTAAAAACTCGTGTTTTCTTTGAACATGGGTATACTAGAAAAATCATACTCACTGACTCAAAGAGACTTCACATACCCATGGAGTTTCGTTGTTGTGCTACTGGTTGAATCCTGGACAAGCTTCCTGAAATTCCATTTGCATCTCTGGGATTCTTGTAATAACCAGTATCTTGAATTTGCCGCTCTCTGGATAGATCAGGCTGCTCCTTGGGAGGGATGGTATTTGAATGGACAATGGTAGATCTGACAAATACATGTGAAATTACATTAGCACCTAGAATTAGATCAGTCAAGCAGTTACTTTGCCTTGAGTTTTTACTACGTCATAAATTCACATTGATAATGAACTTCTTTAATGTGCTCCCTAATATGTGATGAACACTACTCTTTTCCATCGTTTCAGTAATGGATGGACATATTAAGAACAACAACATGGACACTTATATCCTACGTGATGCTGTCAGAAGCCTACCACTTTCAAGAAGGGCCACCACCACGAGGCACTTGCATGCCCAAAGCCACAGCATAGCTAGAAATGTATTTAAACTAGATAATTATCGACCGGCCTAGGAACACGATTTAAAATGGGGCGCCATGGCCTCATATTGCAATTAAAAATGCATTCACATTTCCATCAATGTCATGCATTCAACAAAAGGATGCATTCTCGAGCCAGGACGGGCAAATTATCGAATCAAAGGATGCCAAAATGCTATAGCGTTCACTTTTCTTTCGAAATGCACCAAGAGACCGAACTAATTGATACTTCCTACACATTTTTCAGAGAGAAAGGAGTTGGAATAACTGTTTCTTCTAGCATATCAAACACTTCCGCTCTTAGACACTACTACGAAAATTAGGTAAAAATCGGTAAGGAAACAGGTTTCAATGTCTAGAATACACAATTAACAGCGGAAAAAGAAATGGATACATCCAGTGATCGACATGTATGAAACATCTATTTCATAACTTGCAAAGACCAAAGAGGAGCCGCTAACAAAAGGAAACACGACTTGAACCATACACATGTCATGAGCAACATACCTTGGCAGTGAAACATGCTTCCTCTCGAGTGGAATGACGGGGGCACTTTTACCACCATTATCCTCGAGGTGTGCAAACTGCTTCCGGAACTGATCAACAGCGCTGCACAAAACAGATAAAGCAAAAA
This is a stretch of genomic DNA from Papaver somniferum cultivar HN1 chromosome 1, ASM357369v1, whole genome shotgun sequence. It encodes these proteins:
- the LOC113281208 gene encoding suppressor protein SRP40-like, which gives rise to MAPSTKKKKAAIKRRKKRALAANIQPSSPTNSQQQEEEEGDDDLKTHDEKQTTNGHIKIETSRNQSHYIETEKDNKPNFEGSFDSVKISNEEEMAGDKEIGDSESGKVHIEFPKESGKGGSSSSSSSDSSSDDESDVVKKIRSSKKKVLEEFKDGMAGITNAFSGILPSEDSVEKIVSSVEEKIEGASSISVPSNETEDKTLPASVAPSVDTSYGGGDSSKVPETPDSPEKEELLPIVPTIVQPASWKSCCGLFDVLTGSNR